One genomic segment of Stegostoma tigrinum isolate sSteTig4 chromosome 21, sSteTig4.hap1, whole genome shotgun sequence includes these proteins:
- the LOC125462948 gene encoding dual specificity tyrosine-phosphorylation-regulated kinase 2 isoform X1, translating to MIAMLTRKTAAPGHLATAQFGDVLYDSYMRVDQAESQALCVEKESPVGLPSLNSLTIGKSTMKDHLPAPCRTQVKVQHLFEDAGNRRNNTTAQSTVARTCKTALPSLKQKSPDGTASSKSDGILPKSKAAISPAQAMKMHMHQLSSYEHQEIFNYPEVYFMGLNAKKRQGVVGGSNNCGYDDDQAAYILLPHDHIAYRYEVLKVIGKGSFGQVAKVYDHKLRQHLALKVVRNEKRFHRQAVEEIRILEHLKKQDKNLQMNIIHMLENFTFRNHTCMTFELLSMNLYELIKRNKFQGFSLQLVRKFAHSILQCLEALQKNRIIHCDLKPENILLKQQGRSGIKVIDFGSSCYEHQRIFTYIQSRFYRAPEVILGMRYGMPIDMWSFGCILAELLMGYPLFPGEDEGDQLACIMELLGVPPQKMLDQCKRAKNFFTSKNQPRYCSITTLPDHTVIVNGGRSKRGKLRGPPGSRSWVTALKGCDDSLFISFLKRCLDWEPSNRITPTQALRHSWLVKRLPKPPTVEKTTPVKSTPDTNSSLPGIVSKLPQNLGTGTKLRTNLVQMADSNGNNIPLRTVLPKLVS from the exons ATGATAGCCATGTTAACGAGGAAAACAGCGGCCCCCGGACACTTGGCCACGG CCCAATTTGGGGATGTCTTATATGACTCATACATGCGTGTAGATCAAGCTGAGAGCCAAGCCTTGTGTGTGGAGAAGGAAAGCCCCGTGGGATTGCCATCTCTTAATAGCTTAACG ATTGGCAAGAGCACAATGAAAGATCATCTGCCAGCGCCATGTCGGACTCAAGTCAAGGTGCAACATTTATTTGAAGATGCTGGAAACAGGCGCAATAATACAACTGCGCAGTCTACTGTTGCTCGAACTTGTAAAACAGCACTCCCTTCACTTAAACAAAAGAGCCCTGATGGTACAGCATCATCTAAATCAGATGGCATTTTGCCCAAGTCAAAAGCTGCCATATCACCAGCTCAAGCCATGAAGATGCACATGCATCAGTTGTCTTCCTATGAGCATCAGGAAATCTTTAACTATCCTGAAGTTTACTTTATGGGCTTAAATGCAAAAAAGCGACAAGGTGTTGTAGGTGGCTCAAACAATTGTGGTTATGATGATGATCAAGCGGCATACATACTTCTGCCTCATGATCATATAGCATATAGATATGAGGTACTTAAAGTTATTGGAAAGGGAAGCTTTGGGCAGGTAGCTAAAGTGTATGACCACAAATTGCGGCAGCACCTGGCATTGAAGGTAGTGCGAAATGAAAAGCGGTTCCACCGGCAGGCTGTAGAGGAAATCCGAATTCTGGAGCACTTGAAAAAGCAAGACAAAAACTTGCAAATGAATATTATCCACAtgctggaaaatttcacattCCGCAACCACACCTGTATGACCTTCGAACTGTTGAGCATGAACCTGTATGAGCTAATCAAAAGAAACAAGTTCCAGGGATTCAGCCTGCAGTTAGTACGGAAGTTTGCCCATTCCATCCTACAGTGCCTGGAAGCATTGCAAAAAAATCGAATTATTCATTGTGATTTGAAGCCAGAAAATATTTTACTGAAGCAGCAAGGCCGTAGCGGCATCAAAGTGATTGATTTTGGGTCCAGCTGTTACGAACATCAGCGCATTTTCACATACATCCAGTCACGATTTTATCGAGCACCTGAGGTTATCCTTGGCATGCGTTATGGGATGCCCATTGACATGTGGAGCTTTGGTTGTATCCTTGCTGAACTATTGATGGGATACCCTCTCTTTCCTGGGGAAGATGAAGGAGATCAGTTGGCCTGTATTATGGAACTTCTGGGGGTTCCACCTCAGAAAATGTTGGATCAGTGCAAAAGAGCCAAGAACTTCTTCACCTCCAAGAATCAACCTCGTTATTGCAGTATCACCACACTCCCCGATCACACTGTTATTGTGAATGGTGGTCGCTCCAAAAGAGGTAAGCTGCGAGGACCACCAGGTAGCAGGAGCTGGGTGACGGCATTGAAGGGTTGCGATGACTCACTATTCATCAGCTTCCTAAAGAGGTGTTTGGATTGGGAGCCATCTAATCGCATAACACCCACCCAGGCTTTGAGACATTCATGGCTAGTTAAACGTTTACCTAAACCACCAACTGTGGAGAAGACTACACCAGTTAAATCAACACCAGATACCAATAGTTCCTTGCCTGGAATTGTTTCAAAGTTACCCCAAAATCTTGGCACAGGCACCAAACTGAGGACCAATTTGGTGCAGATGGCTGATTCAAATGGAAATAATATACCTCTACGTACTGTGCTTCCAAAATTAGTTAGCTAA
- the LOC125462948 gene encoding dual specificity tyrosine-phosphorylation-regulated kinase 2 isoform X2, which yields MIAMLTRKTAAPGHLATAQFGDVLYDSYMRVDQAESQALCVEKESPVGLPSLNSLTIGKSTMKDHLPAPCRTQVKVQHLFEDAGNRRNNTTAQSTVARTCKTALPSLKQKSPDGTASSKSDGILPKSKAAISPAQAMKMHMHQLSSYEHQEIFNYPEVYFMGLNAKKRQGVVGGSNNCGYDDDQAAYILLPHDHIAYRYEVLKVIGKGSFGQVAKVYDHKLRQHLALKVVRNEKRFHRQAVEEIRILEHLKKQDKNLQMNIIHMLENFTFRNHTCMTFELLSMNLYELIKRNKFQGFSLQLVRKFAHSILQCLEALQKNRIIHCDLKPENILLKQQGRSGIKVIDFGSSCYEHQRIFTYIQSRFYRAPEVILGMRYGMPIDMWSFGCILAELLMGYPLFPGEDEGDQLACIMELLGVPPQKMLDQCKRAKNFFTSKNQPRYCSITTLPDHTVIVNGGRSKRGFAPSEV from the exons ATGATAGCCATGTTAACGAGGAAAACAGCGGCCCCCGGACACTTGGCCACGG CCCAATTTGGGGATGTCTTATATGACTCATACATGCGTGTAGATCAAGCTGAGAGCCAAGCCTTGTGTGTGGAGAAGGAAAGCCCCGTGGGATTGCCATCTCTTAATAGCTTAACG ATTGGCAAGAGCACAATGAAAGATCATCTGCCAGCGCCATGTCGGACTCAAGTCAAGGTGCAACATTTATTTGAAGATGCTGGAAACAGGCGCAATAATACAACTGCGCAGTCTACTGTTGCTCGAACTTGTAAAACAGCACTCCCTTCACTTAAACAAAAGAGCCCTGATGGTACAGCATCATCTAAATCAGATGGCATTTTGCCCAAGTCAAAAGCTGCCATATCACCAGCTCAAGCCATGAAGATGCACATGCATCAGTTGTCTTCCTATGAGCATCAGGAAATCTTTAACTATCCTGAAGTTTACTTTATGGGCTTAAATGCAAAAAAGCGACAAGGTGTTGTAGGTGGCTCAAACAATTGTGGTTATGATGATGATCAAGCGGCATACATACTTCTGCCTCATGATCATATAGCATATAGATATGAGGTACTTAAAGTTATTGGAAAGGGAAGCTTTGGGCAGGTAGCTAAAGTGTATGACCACAAATTGCGGCAGCACCTGGCATTGAAGGTAGTGCGAAATGAAAAGCGGTTCCACCGGCAGGCTGTAGAGGAAATCCGAATTCTGGAGCACTTGAAAAAGCAAGACAAAAACTTGCAAATGAATATTATCCACAtgctggaaaatttcacattCCGCAACCACACCTGTATGACCTTCGAACTGTTGAGCATGAACCTGTATGAGCTAATCAAAAGAAACAAGTTCCAGGGATTCAGCCTGCAGTTAGTACGGAAGTTTGCCCATTCCATCCTACAGTGCCTGGAAGCATTGCAAAAAAATCGAATTATTCATTGTGATTTGAAGCCAGAAAATATTTTACTGAAGCAGCAAGGCCGTAGCGGCATCAAAGTGATTGATTTTGGGTCCAGCTGTTACGAACATCAGCGCATTTTCACATACATCCAGTCACGATTTTATCGAGCACCTGAGGTTATCCTTGGCATGCGTTATGGGATGCCCATTGACATGTGGAGCTTTGGTTGTATCCTTGCTGAACTATTGATGGGATACCCTCTCTTTCCTGGGGAAGATGAAGGAGATCAGTTGGCCTGTATTATGGAACTTCTGGGGGTTCCACCTCAGAAAATGTTGGATCAGTGCAAAAGAGCCAAGAACTTCTTCACCTCCAAGAATCAACCTCGTTATTGCAGTATCACCACACTCCCCGATCACACTGTTATTGTGAATGGTGGTCGCTCCAAAAGAG GTTTTGCACCATCTGAAGTTTGA
- the LOC125462948 gene encoding dual specificity tyrosine-phosphorylation-regulated kinase 2 isoform X3, with protein MIAMLTRKTAAPGHLATAQFGDVLYDSYMRVDQAESQALCVEKESPVGLPSLNSLTIGKSTMKDHLPAPCRTQVKVQHLFEDAGNRRNNTTAQSTVARTCKTALPSLKQKSPDGTASSKSDGILPKSKAAISPAQAMKMHMHQLSSYEHQEIFNYPEVYFMGLNAKKRQGVVGGSNNCGYDDDQAAYILLPHDHIAYRYEVLKVIGKGSFGQVAKVYDHKLRQHLALKVVRNEKRFHRQAVEEIRILEHLKKQDKNLQMNIIHMLENFTFRNHTCMTFELLSMNLYELIKRNKFQGFSLQLVRKFAHSILQCLEALQKNRIIHCDLKPENILLKQQGRSGIKVIDFGSSCYEHQRIFTYIQSRFYRAPEVILGMRYGMPIDMWSFGCILAELLMGYPLFPGEDEGDQLACIMELLGVPPQKMLDQCKRAKNFFTSKNQPRYCSITTLPDHTVIVNGGRSKRGT; from the exons ATGATAGCCATGTTAACGAGGAAAACAGCGGCCCCCGGACACTTGGCCACGG CCCAATTTGGGGATGTCTTATATGACTCATACATGCGTGTAGATCAAGCTGAGAGCCAAGCCTTGTGTGTGGAGAAGGAAAGCCCCGTGGGATTGCCATCTCTTAATAGCTTAACG ATTGGCAAGAGCACAATGAAAGATCATCTGCCAGCGCCATGTCGGACTCAAGTCAAGGTGCAACATTTATTTGAAGATGCTGGAAACAGGCGCAATAATACAACTGCGCAGTCTACTGTTGCTCGAACTTGTAAAACAGCACTCCCTTCACTTAAACAAAAGAGCCCTGATGGTACAGCATCATCTAAATCAGATGGCATTTTGCCCAAGTCAAAAGCTGCCATATCACCAGCTCAAGCCATGAAGATGCACATGCATCAGTTGTCTTCCTATGAGCATCAGGAAATCTTTAACTATCCTGAAGTTTACTTTATGGGCTTAAATGCAAAAAAGCGACAAGGTGTTGTAGGTGGCTCAAACAATTGTGGTTATGATGATGATCAAGCGGCATACATACTTCTGCCTCATGATCATATAGCATATAGATATGAGGTACTTAAAGTTATTGGAAAGGGAAGCTTTGGGCAGGTAGCTAAAGTGTATGACCACAAATTGCGGCAGCACCTGGCATTGAAGGTAGTGCGAAATGAAAAGCGGTTCCACCGGCAGGCTGTAGAGGAAATCCGAATTCTGGAGCACTTGAAAAAGCAAGACAAAAACTTGCAAATGAATATTATCCACAtgctggaaaatttcacattCCGCAACCACACCTGTATGACCTTCGAACTGTTGAGCATGAACCTGTATGAGCTAATCAAAAGAAACAAGTTCCAGGGATTCAGCCTGCAGTTAGTACGGAAGTTTGCCCATTCCATCCTACAGTGCCTGGAAGCATTGCAAAAAAATCGAATTATTCATTGTGATTTGAAGCCAGAAAATATTTTACTGAAGCAGCAAGGCCGTAGCGGCATCAAAGTGATTGATTTTGGGTCCAGCTGTTACGAACATCAGCGCATTTTCACATACATCCAGTCACGATTTTATCGAGCACCTGAGGTTATCCTTGGCATGCGTTATGGGATGCCCATTGACATGTGGAGCTTTGGTTGTATCCTTGCTGAACTATTGATGGGATACCCTCTCTTTCCTGGGGAAGATGAAGGAGATCAGTTGGCCTGTATTATGGAACTTCTGGGGGTTCCACCTCAGAAAATGTTGGATCAGTGCAAAAGAGCCAAGAACTTCTTCACCTCCAAGAATCAACCTCGTTATTGCAGTATCACCACACTCCCCGATCACACTGTTATTGTGAATGGTGGTCGCTCCAAAAGAG GCACGTAA